One Halodesulfovibrio sp. MK-HDV genomic window carries:
- the infC gene encoding translation initiation factor IF-3 — protein sequence MTKRNEQIRAREVRVIGETGEQLGILGRNQAIDIAKEKGLDLVEVAASAEPPVCKIMDYGKYKFELKKKKQEAKKNAAVVQVKEIKVRPKTDEHDYQTKLKHIRRFLEAGDRCKVTVFFRGREIVHKDRGLTILERAMEDTKDIAKVDQMPRSEGRTLHMLLVPTAKK from the coding sequence ATGACAAAGCGCAACGAACAAATTCGTGCGCGTGAGGTTCGTGTTATTGGTGAAACAGGTGAGCAGCTGGGTATTCTCGGAAGAAACCAGGCCATCGACATCGCCAAAGAAAAAGGACTCGACCTCGTAGAGGTAGCCGCTAGTGCTGAGCCACCAGTCTGTAAAATTATGGACTATGGTAAGTACAAGTTTGAGCTGAAGAAGAAGAAACAGGAAGCAAAGAAAAATGCTGCTGTAGTTCAGGTTAAAGAAATCAAAGTTCGTCCAAAAACTGACGAGCATGATTACCAGACCAAACTCAAGCACATTCGTCGCTTCCTCGAAGCCGGTGACCGTTGTAAAGTTACTGTGTTCTTCCGTGGACGTGAAATCGTTCATAAAGATCGCGGTCTTACAATATTGGAACGGGCTATGGAGGATACCAAAGATATCGCAAAAGTAGATCAGATGCCACGTTCCGAAGGACGTACCCTGCACATGTTGCTGGTACCGACTGCAAAGAAATAA
- the rpmI gene encoding 50S ribosomal protein L35 → MPKMKTRRGAAKRFSLTGTGKFKRRKQNLRHILTKKSAKRKMNLGQSAIVDKSNEKAVRRMLPYA, encoded by the coding sequence ATGCCAAAGATGAAAACCAGACGTGGCGCTGCAAAGCGTTTTTCTTTGACTGGTACCGGCAAGTTCAAACGTCGCAAGCAGAACCTTCGTCACATCCTGACAAAGAAAAGTGCTAAGCGTAAAATGAACCTCGGTCAGTCTGCTATTGTTGATAAAAGCAACGAGAAAGCTGTTCGTCGTATGCTTCCATACGCATAA
- the rplT gene encoding 50S ribosomal protein L20, translating to MRVKRGLAAHRRHKKYLKMAKGFRGGRSKLYRTAREAVENALVYSYRDRKTKKREFRRLWILRINAGSRLNGLSYSKFMHGLALAGIELNRKVLADLAVREKEHFAQLCEIAKAKLS from the coding sequence ATGCGAGTCAAGAGAGGCTTGGCGGCCCATCGTCGCCATAAGAAATATCTGAAGATGGCTAAAGGTTTCCGTGGCGGTCGTTCTAAATTGTACCGTACCGCACGTGAAGCAGTAGAAAATGCATTAGTATATTCTTACCGTGACCGTAAGACTAAGAAACGTGAGTTTCGTCGTCTTTGGATTCTGCGTATCAACGCAGGTTCCCGTTTGAACGGTCTTTCCTACAGCAAGTTCATGCACGGCCTGGCCCTGGCTGGCATTGAACTGAACCGTAAGGTCCTTGCTGACCTTGCAGTTCGTGAAAAAGAGCACTTTGCACAGCTTTGCGAAATCGCAAAAGCTAAGCTGAGCTAA